In one uncultured Methanoregula sp. genomic region, the following are encoded:
- a CDS encoding Dna2/Cas4 domain-containing protein, translating into MRLHACPVRFYYEQNDTFTESDRYAVCKQISYHLGTAMDADLIWNEICTVRPCIDPALKEFLGLCITACKKSEWKPAKETDVRVFSQKHGLAGMIDRIASDGSFSVVRAAGAMPLGTYAADRLRIAAIALCLEEMTGKEVAGGMVEYITDGVSRYHEVQPRDRRQVLASLHKYASVREGHMPEHPLNAPCNRCKYKDKCSSSIGRRLSELL; encoded by the coding sequence GTGCGGTTGCATGCCTGCCCGGTCCGCTTTTACTATGAGCAGAACGATACATTCACTGAATCCGACCGGTATGCGGTCTGCAAGCAGATTTCGTACCATCTTGGTACTGCCATGGATGCCGATCTCATCTGGAACGAGATCTGTACCGTCCGCCCTTGTATCGATCCGGCCCTTAAGGAATTTCTGGGTCTTTGTATTACAGCCTGCAAAAAAAGCGAGTGGAAGCCTGCAAAGGAGACCGACGTGCGGGTATTCTCACAAAAACACGGGCTTGCCGGCATGATTGATCGCATAGCTTCTGACGGCTCCTTCTCGGTTGTCCGGGCTGCAGGGGCCATGCCGCTCGGCACCTATGCCGCCGACCGCCTGAGGATCGCGGCCATTGCGTTATGCCTTGAGGAGATGACGGGAAAGGAAGTGGCCGGGGGAATGGTGGAGTATATCACGGACGGTGTATCCCGGTATCACGAGGTCCAGCCCCGTGACCGCCGGCAGGTACTTGCCTCGCTCCACAAGTACGCCTCTGTCCGTGAAGGGCATATGCCCGAGCACCCGCTCAACGCTCCCTGCAACCGCTGTAAATATAAGGATAAATGCTCAAGCAGCATCGGCAGGCGGCTGAGTGAACTTCTGTGA
- a CDS encoding ATP-binding protein, with product MSDESVKKRKSPNITMIAYLAVIFILSGILFLISARLDLAESLGSVLRSYEALQLDELLVVSLFLVVMLILFVVKLHHMIRQEIHERELLEIRLHQTETRLTFLNTITRQDILNQLTELSLDMEHPAQSADIQKIKTAIAMIHRQVKFIKEYQDIGVSPPEWQNVADTIMRARVGASLGKVTIDVEIQNIEIYADRLLEKAFFYMIDNALKHGGPNLTRIRFTSQLLESSLMIVCEDDGAGIPPTKKGTLFPEEYGKHAGYGLFFVKQILAATGIMVREAGIPGKGARFEIHVPAGEYRKI from the coding sequence ATGAGCGACGAGTCGGTAAAAAAGCGCAAATCTCCCAATATTACCATGATTGCGTACCTTGCTGTGATTTTTATTCTTTCCGGCATTCTGTTTTTGATCTCTGCACGCCTTGATCTTGCAGAATCCCTGGGATCGGTCCTCAGGAGCTACGAAGCGCTCCAGCTGGACGAACTGCTGGTGGTCAGTCTCTTCCTCGTTGTTATGCTCATCCTGTTCGTGGTAAAACTCCACCACATGATCCGGCAGGAGATCCATGAGCGCGAACTCCTGGAAATCCGTCTTCATCAGACCGAGACCCGGCTTACGTTCCTCAATACCATTACGCGGCAGGACATCCTCAACCAGCTTACGGAACTCTCGCTGGATATGGAGCATCCCGCACAGAGCGCCGATATCCAGAAGATCAAGACTGCGATAGCGATGATCCACCGCCAGGTAAAGTTCATCAAGGAATACCAGGATATCGGCGTCAGTCCCCCGGAATGGCAGAATGTGGCAGATACCATCATGCGTGCAAGGGTCGGGGCAAGCCTCGGCAAGGTGACAATCGATGTCGAGATCCAAAATATCGAGATCTATGCAGACCGGCTTTTGGAAAAGGCATTTTTCTACATGATTGACAATGCCCTGAAGCATGGCGGTCCGAATCTCACCCGGATCCGGTTCACGAGCCAGCTCCTGGAGAGTTCGCTCATGATCGTCTGCGAAGATGATGGAGCCGGGATTCCCCCGACAAAGAAGGGCACACTGTTTCCGGAAGAATATGGGAAGCACGCAGGATACGGGCTCTTTTTTGTCAAGCAGATTCTTGCGGCAACCGGTATCATGGTCAGGGAGGCCGGAATACCCGGGAAAGGGGCACGGTTTGAGATTCATGTGCCTGCCGGCGAGTACCGGAAAATCTGA
- a CDS encoding DNA polymerase subunit beta yields MVPVRLRDFISDPDGWLYAVSTYDNEESVGCVLRYVPDETGERIHPSGRRYRKYDFEEAYALVSRLKPAYAGLLHRIPYRDVKTVLRPDVEIGRIAAAHSRVRKLIVLFGLPRGTVGCTGSLLCGLENDASDIDMVVYGRHWFVAQALVQQGIRDGKIEGLSEEMWRKVYEKRRPEISYEDFILHEQRKYNRGQIEGTYFDILYTRSYEDIRAEPAGKGAVLGKMTIEAKVTDASLAFDNPAVYRIEHESVSRVLSFTHTYSGQALVGETIEACGVCEQHGNEQWLIVGTTREARGEYIVSRTLLGQ; encoded by the coding sequence ATGGTCCCGGTCCGGTTGCGCGATTTTATTTCAGACCCTGATGGCTGGCTGTATGCCGTATCAACGTATGATAACGAAGAATCCGTGGGCTGCGTGCTCCGGTACGTTCCCGATGAAACAGGGGAACGGATCCATCCCTCAGGCCGCCGCTACAGGAAGTACGATTTCGAAGAGGCCTATGCCCTCGTTTCCCGGTTAAAACCAGCGTATGCAGGCCTTCTTCACCGCATTCCCTACAGGGATGTGAAGACCGTGCTCAGGCCCGACGTTGAGATAGGGCGCATTGCAGCCGCTCATTCCCGGGTCAGAAAACTTATCGTACTCTTCGGGTTGCCACGGGGGACGGTCGGTTGCACGGGTTCGCTTCTCTGCGGACTGGAGAACGATGCCTCGGACATCGATATGGTTGTGTACGGGAGGCACTGGTTTGTTGCCCAGGCACTCGTGCAGCAGGGAATCCGGGACGGGAAGATCGAGGGGCTTTCCGAAGAGATGTGGCGCAAGGTGTACGAGAAACGCAGGCCCGAAATATCTTACGAGGATTTCATACTTCACGAACAGCGGAAGTATAACCGGGGGCAGATCGAGGGCACGTATTTCGATATCCTGTACACGAGATCGTACGAGGATATCCGGGCAGAGCCTGCCGGCAAAGGGGCGGTTCTCGGGAAGATGACCATTGAGGCAAAAGTCACTGATGCATCACTGGCATTCGACAATCCTGCCGTATACAGGATAGAACACGAGTCAGTAAGCAGGGTTCTCTCGTTCACGCACACCTACAGCGGCCAGGCTCTCGTGGGAGAGACCATTGAAGCATGCGGCGTGTGCGAGCAGCACGGCAACGAACAGTGGCTGATTGTCGGGACAACCCGGGAAGCCCGGGGAGAATATATCGTGTCCCGGACCCTGCTCGGGCAATAA
- a CDS encoding L-threonylcarbamoyladenylate synthase, translating into MDVIERAVSVLMHDGLVVYPTETVYGLGADAFSDEAIQKVYEAKKRPLSMPISIAVSDFEMLCAVAHVRPGMEAFIQAFLPGPVTVILPARNSVPEILTGGTGLIGIRIPSHDLALRLIERFDAPITATSANIHGLKDPQTPDECTVSRELLIDGGRLSGIPSTVVDLVERRIVRRGAEADKVEQFLSTL; encoded by the coding sequence ATGGACGTAATTGAGAGAGCCGTCTCCGTACTGATGCACGACGGGCTTGTCGTATATCCCACCGAAACTGTCTACGGCCTGGGTGCCGATGCGTTTTCGGATGAGGCAATCCAGAAAGTGTATGAGGCCAAGAAGCGCCCGCTCTCGATGCCCATCTCGATTGCCGTTTCGGACTTTGAGATGCTCTGTGCAGTGGCCCATGTCCGACCCGGAATGGAGGCGTTCATCCAGGCATTTCTTCCCGGCCCGGTCACGGTTATCCTGCCGGCACGCAACAGCGTCCCGGAGATCCTGACCGGGGGCACCGGTCTCATCGGTATCCGTATCCCGTCCCATGATCTTGCCCTCCGGTTAATCGAACGTTTCGATGCCCCCATCACTGCAACCAGTGCAAATATCCACGGGTTGAAAGATCCGCAGACGCCCGACGAATGCACCGTATCCCGGGAGCTGCTCATTGACGGGGGCCGGCTCAGCGGCATACCAAGTACGGTCGTCGACCTTGTGGAACGCCGGATCGTCCGCAGGGGGGCTGAGGCAGATAAAGTCGAACAGTTCCTGTCCACCCTGTGA
- a CDS encoding DUF5612 domain-containing protein, with the protein MDSVPERSAIRIIAENCRGALRDIATVVANHDANIVMINQEVFDSGPYCGMAELYFEYDCGDSSDHECLLKDLNDIPSVKDVRAYQPFGHIFGSRVIIIGGGAQVAQVALGAVNEADRHNIRGERISVDTIPLVGERTLALAVDAVSRLPRASILVLAGSIMGGEISKAVDRVRESGIPVIALKMAGTVPEHADLVVTDPIQAGVFAVMHVSSKAVFDINRVRGREF; encoded by the coding sequence ATGGATTCTGTACCGGAACGTTCGGCAATACGTATCATAGCAGAGAACTGCAGGGGGGCCCTGCGCGACATCGCCACCGTAGTTGCCAACCATGACGCCAACATTGTCATGATCAACCAGGAGGTATTTGATTCCGGCCCCTATTGCGGGATGGCCGAACTCTATTTTGAATATGACTGCGGGGATTCAAGCGATCACGAATGTCTCCTGAAGGACCTGAACGATATCCCCTCCGTAAAGGATGTCCGGGCCTACCAGCCGTTCGGGCACATCTTCGGGTCACGTGTCATCATTATCGGGGGCGGGGCACAGGTGGCGCAGGTCGCCCTCGGCGCAGTGAACGAGGCAGACCGCCATAACATCCGCGGAGAGCGGATTTCCGTGGATACCATACCCCTCGTGGGCGAGCGGACGCTGGCACTGGCAGTTGATGCGGTTTCGCGCCTTCCGCGTGCATCAATCCTGGTACTTGCCGGGTCTATCATGGGCGGCGAGATCTCCAAGGCAGTTGACCGTGTCCGTGAATCCGGAATACCGGTCATTGCTCTGAAGATGGCGGGAACCGTTCCCGAACACGCGGACCTTGTGGTCACCGATCCGATCCAGGCCGGCGTCTTTGCCGTTATGCACGTCAGCAGCAAGGCGGTCTTCGATATCAACCGGGTCCGCGGGCGTGAGTTCTGA
- a CDS encoding NAD(P)H-dependent oxidoreductase → MVGRKLGVDTIPAPDPAQVRGTRVVGISGSSRQESGMSKSERLLISALDRCKGLGCETTFIRLKDLKIYECEGNYSENPDYCTYPCQSTMKYEDDQMEIVYNAVLDCDVLFLATPIRWNNHSALVQKFVERMNCIENQSSWFGKRMISNKVVGLIIIGHVDGMQHVAGNLLNFFAWLGFHSPEVSIASWVGENDEDTTRDWDLIQRNPYTQEDLVDMVNSSLRLSCRLKKGSP, encoded by the coding sequence ATGGTTGGACGAAAACTCGGGGTCGATACCATCCCCGCACCGGACCCGGCGCAGGTCAGGGGAACACGGGTGGTCGGGATATCCGGATCAAGCCGGCAGGAATCCGGTATGTCCAAGTCGGAACGGCTCCTGATCTCGGCCCTTGACCGGTGCAAGGGGCTTGGCTGCGAGACAACGTTTATCCGGCTCAAGGACCTGAAGATCTACGAATGCGAAGGCAACTATTCGGAGAACCCGGATTACTGTACTTATCCCTGCCAGTCCACCATGAAATATGAGGATGACCAGATGGAGATCGTGTACAACGCGGTGCTCGATTGCGATGTCCTCTTTCTTGCTACGCCGATTCGCTGGAACAACCATTCGGCACTGGTCCAGAAATTTGTTGAACGGATGAACTGCATCGAGAACCAGTCTTCGTGGTTTGGCAAACGGATGATCTCAAATAAGGTGGTGGGACTTATCATCATCGGGCACGTCGATGGTATGCAGCATGTTGCCGGGAACCTGCTCAATTTCTTTGCCTGGCTCGGGTTTCACAGCCCCGAAGTATCCATTGCCTCATGGGTCGGGGAGAACGATGAAGATACAACCAGGGACTGGGATCTTATCCAGAGGAACCCTTACACGCAGGAAGACCTCGTGGACATGGTGAACAGTTCGCTGCGCCTGTCCTGCAGGTTAAAGAAGGGATCGCCGTAG
- the thiI gene encoding tRNA uracil 4-sulfurtransferase ThiI codes for MKKQWLVRYSEIFLKSDPVRRQWENTLIANIREVMPGIHVRNERGRIWLDGDVKPDLLKNVFGIVSFSEVEHIKLDEISTFLPGYCRRHGIENARTFAIKMKRVGKHNFSSNDKAIEYGNLVRNTFPHLKVNLAYPDKEIHIEIRSDEAYLYDTVIKGPGGLPLGVEGSLVALVSGGIDSPVAAWMMMKRGCRILPVFIALDTFLDETTAARAQRVVDVLAKYQPGIKLTVIHDGYLAAAKTELVRRGLEKYTCIFCKRRMYRVVTEFAKANGAKGIVTGESLGQVASQTLDNLLVLTDAASDVPIHRPLIGYDKEETMKIARDIGTFPESTSKASGCRAVPAGPSTKAKLETIREIETKLKSTEMPLPV; via the coding sequence ATGAAAAAACAATGGCTTGTACGCTATTCCGAGATATTCTTAAAATCCGATCCTGTCCGCCGCCAGTGGGAGAACACCCTGATCGCAAACATCCGCGAGGTCATGCCCGGTATCCATGTCCGGAACGAACGGGGGAGGATCTGGCTGGATGGAGACGTAAAACCGGATCTTCTGAAAAACGTTTTCGGGATAGTCTCGTTCTCGGAAGTCGAACACATAAAACTTGACGAGATCAGTACGTTCCTTCCCGGCTATTGCCGCCGCCACGGCATTGAGAATGCCAGGACCTTTGCGATAAAGATGAAACGGGTAGGGAAACATAACTTCTCATCCAATGACAAAGCGATCGAATACGGAAATCTTGTCAGAAACACATTCCCGCATCTCAAAGTAAACCTAGCATACCCGGATAAGGAGATCCATATCGAGATCCGATCGGATGAAGCATATCTCTATGATACCGTGATAAAAGGACCCGGGGGACTTCCCCTCGGTGTCGAAGGTTCCCTTGTGGCACTGGTATCCGGGGGCATCGATTCCCCGGTTGCTGCATGGATGATGATGAAGCGGGGGTGCCGGATCCTTCCGGTATTTATCGCGCTCGATACGTTCCTGGACGAGACCACGGCTGCCCGGGCACAAAGGGTTGTTGATGTGCTTGCGAAATACCAGCCTGGGATCAAACTGACGGTCATTCATGACGGGTACCTTGCAGCTGCAAAGACGGAACTGGTCCGGCGGGGCCTTGAGAAGTATACCTGCATCTTCTGCAAGCGGCGGATGTACAGGGTGGTGACGGAGTTTGCAAAGGCGAACGGGGCAAAGGGGATCGTAACCGGGGAATCGCTGGGCCAGGTGGCAAGCCAGACGCTCGACAACCTTCTTGTTCTTACCGATGCCGCATCGGATGTTCCGATTCACCGCCCGCTCATAGGCTATGATAAAGAGGAGACGATGAAGATTGCCCGGGATATAGGAACATTTCCCGAATCCACGTCAAAGGCATCCGGGTGCAGGGCCGTGCCGGCCGGGCCATCCACCAAAGCAAAACTTGAGACAATACGGGAGATCGAGACGAAACTAAAATCAACCGAAATGCCGCTCCCGGTATAA
- a CDS encoding DUF1894 domain-containing protein, with the protein MGCIENLKYEMILPLGASFKECREYVEKNFAEFWYVDPGYKLFDEYIIGLPPIALGIEGTRIIFPYTKPCHGTYLLAIEDAEEAGRVRKTARKKK; encoded by the coding sequence ATGGGCTGCATAGAGAACCTCAAATACGAGATGATCCTTCCGCTGGGCGCATCTTTTAAGGAATGCCGCGAGTACGTGGAGAAGAACTTTGCCGAGTTCTGGTATGTGGATCCCGGCTACAAACTCTTTGATGAATATATTATCGGCCTGCCCCCTATTGCGCTCGGCATCGAGGGTACGAGAATAATTTTCCCGTACACCAAGCCCTGCCACGGCACTTACCTGCTCGCAATCGAGGACGCCGAAGAGGCCGGGCGTGTCCGTAAGACCGCACGAAAGAAGAAGTAA
- a CDS encoding DUF1890 domain-containing protein — MTPPHEKPVPATALLVLGCPEVPVQQALALHIAYNLRKQGTAVHAAGNPAVLNLLKVSDPEKHYLPETQVLEKCIGEIIGKKRDCELCIAFAHSDAGITYAATMRHLLPASRLVVIIFGKDPDALAALIDFPCEKIVEKAVHNPMQLRKKINEVFGWAA, encoded by the coding sequence GTGACACCCCCTCATGAAAAACCCGTTCCGGCAACAGCCCTGCTCGTTCTCGGCTGCCCGGAAGTCCCGGTGCAGCAGGCCCTCGCACTCCATATCGCTTACAATCTCCGGAAGCAGGGTACCGCGGTCCATGCCGCCGGCAACCCCGCAGTTCTGAACCTTCTGAAGGTGTCCGACCCGGAGAAACATTACCTGCCGGAGACGCAGGTCCTGGAAAAATGCATCGGGGAAATTATCGGGAAGAAGCGTGACTGCGAGCTCTGCATCGCCTTTGCCCACAGTGACGCCGGGATCACCTATGCAGCCACCATGCGCCACCTCCTGCCGGCATCACGGCTGGTCGTAATAATCTTCGGGAAGGACCCAGATGCGCTGGCTGCACTGATCGATTTTCCCTGCGAGAAGATCGTCGAGAAGGCAGTGCACAACCCGATGCAGCTCAGGAAGAAGATCAACGAGGTGTTCGGATGGGCTGCATAG
- a CDS encoding threonyl-tRNA synthetase editing domain-containing protein: MRILSIHATRMWYHATQKTKLAEPADIREDQMEECVVLFCCVEKLDEKNPGRVIESALAGVRKRLGMLHVNRVLIYPYAHLTSTLGSPPVALKILRGLESALTKAGFDVKRAPFGWYKEFEIRGKGHPLADLSMTICPYEGSECDFTCPYCHHPFREGDAEHACPGPDTCSDHAVTPGESP; the protein is encoded by the coding sequence GTGAGGATCCTCTCCATCCACGCGACCCGGATGTGGTATCATGCAACCCAGAAGACAAAGCTGGCCGAACCCGCAGATATCCGCGAGGACCAGATGGAAGAGTGCGTGGTTCTCTTCTGCTGCGTCGAGAAACTGGATGAGAAAAATCCCGGCCGCGTTATCGAGAGTGCCCTTGCCGGGGTACGGAAACGGCTTGGCATGCTGCACGTGAACCGGGTGCTTATCTATCCTTATGCCCACCTGACAAGCACGCTCGGTTCTCCCCCGGTTGCACTGAAGATCCTCAGGGGACTGGAATCTGCTCTCACAAAAGCCGGATTTGACGTGAAACGTGCCCCGTTCGGATGGTACAAAGAGTTCGAGATACGGGGAAAAGGTCACCCGCTCGCGGACCTGTCGATGACGATCTGCCCGTATGAAGGATCCGAATGTGATTTCACGTGCCCGTACTGCCACCACCCGTTCAGGGAGGGGGATGCGGAACACGCGTGTCCCGGGCCGGATACCTGTTCAGATCATGCTGTCACGCCGGGAGAGTCACCGTGA
- a CDS encoding homoserine O-acetyltransferase, translating to MIKGSAGIVETEVYHHPSPLVLESGDALSSVTIAYETYGRLNREKSNAILVCHALSGDAHVAGFHEGDEKPGWWDAVIGPGKALDTDRYFVICSNVIGGCKGSTGPSSINPETGTPYGAGFPVITIRDMVNAQKLLTDHLGISQLYAVAGGSMGGMQALQWTVSYPDHMKKAVVIAATGYSTPQQIAFNEVGRKAIISDPDWNNGDYYGSALPAHGLALARMVGHITYLSNESMHEKFGRALQGKDRIGFDFSTDFKVESYLHHQGDTFTKRFDANSYLYITKAIDYFDLTREGSLATGFAGVKAAFLVISVSSDWLYPPYQSQEIVSALTANELDVHYADIHSNYGHDAFLLESGQLNYIVGKFLSRTVAGDVMVRDVQTIEEGTTIAVTARRMINTGVNHLPVLSTGGQLVGIVTSWDIAKAVASNFLWLDEIMSRDVVTTTPDEPIEDAARKMEEHAISALPVIDGDQHVIGLITADALSMLVGRGNP from the coding sequence ATGATCAAAGGATCCGCAGGAATTGTTGAAACAGAGGTATACCACCATCCGTCCCCGCTTGTACTGGAAAGCGGGGATGCCCTTTCTTCCGTTACGATCGCCTACGAGACGTACGGCAGGCTCAACCGCGAAAAGAGCAACGCCATCCTTGTCTGCCACGCGCTCTCCGGCGATGCCCATGTGGCAGGGTTCCATGAAGGTGATGAAAAGCCCGGCTGGTGGGATGCCGTCATCGGGCCCGGCAAGGCACTGGATACCGACCGGTATTTCGTGATCTGCTCGAACGTTATCGGGGGATGCAAGGGATCAACCGGCCCGTCTTCCATCAACCCGGAGACCGGAACACCGTACGGGGCAGGGTTCCCGGTGATCACGATCCGGGACATGGTGAACGCCCAGAAACTGCTCACCGATCATTTAGGTATCAGCCAGCTTTACGCAGTTGCAGGGGGATCCATGGGAGGGATGCAGGCTCTCCAGTGGACTGTCTCGTACCCGGATCACATGAAAAAGGCCGTTGTAATTGCGGCTACCGGTTACTCGACCCCCCAGCAGATCGCGTTTAACGAAGTAGGCAGGAAGGCGATCATCTCCGATCCTGACTGGAACAATGGCGATTATTACGGCAGCGCGCTCCCGGCACACGGGCTTGCACTCGCCCGGATGGTCGGGCATATCACCTACCTTTCGAACGAGTCCATGCACGAGAAGTTCGGCAGGGCACTGCAGGGAAAGGACCGGATCGGGTTCGATTTCTCAACGGACTTCAAGGTCGAGAGCTACCTCCACCACCAGGGCGACACGTTCACAAAACGGTTTGACGCGAACTCCTACCTGTACATAACGAAGGCGATCGACTACTTCGACCTGACGCGGGAGGGTTCGCTCGCTACCGGGTTTGCCGGGGTGAAGGCGGCGTTCCTCGTTATCTCGGTCTCGTCCGACTGGCTCTACCCGCCCTACCAGTCGCAGGAGATCGTCTCGGCCCTGACCGCAAACGAGCTCGATGTCCATTACGCGGATATCCACTCCAACTACGGCCACGATGCGTTCCTGCTCGAATCAGGCCAGCTCAACTACATTGTCGGGAAGTTCCTCTCCCGCACCGTGGCCGGCGATGTCATGGTCAGGGACGTGCAGACGATAGAAGAAGGAACGACAATAGCGGTTACAGCCCGGCGGATGATCAATACCGGTGTCAACCACCTGCCGGTCCTCTCCACCGGGGGCCAGCTCGTGGGGATTGTCACGTCATGGGATATTGCAAAGGCAGTTGCCTCCAACTTCCTCTGGCTGGACGAGATCATGTCCCGGGATGTTGTGACCACCACACCGGATGAACCCATCGAAGATGCGGCAAGGAAGATGGAAGAACATGCCATCTCGGCACTCCCGGTTATTGACGGGGACCAGCATGTCATCGGTCTCATCACAGCGGATGCTCTCAGCATGCTCGTAGGGAGGGGAAACCCGTGA
- a CDS encoding O-acetylhomoserine aminocarboxypropyltransferase/cysteine synthase yields MTKKKFHLGTTSLHAGQVPDPTTGSRVVPLYQTSSYVFKNTEHAANLFGLKELGNIYTRLMNPTTDVFEKRMAAIEGGTGVIATASGAAAITYAILNITRPGDEIVSADNLYGGTYEFFHYTLPKFGRHVVFVDSSKPDAFKRAITEKTKAIYAETVGNPKLDVPDFEKIAKIAHDAGVPLIVDNTTGVGLVRPIDHGADIVVHSATKYIGGHGNSLGGVIVDSGKFAWNNGKFPEFTEPDPSYHGLKYWETFGNFPGLGNVAFVFKIRVSLMRDTGAVLSPFNAWLFLIGLETLHLRVPRHSENALVVAQFLKSHPNVAWVNYPGLPDNPNHELTKKYLTGGFGPLVGVGIKGGERGSRRFIDNLKLFSNLANIGDSKSLVIHPASTTHQQLTPEEQEKTGVTPDAVRLAIGTEDIEDLIEDLKQALEATP; encoded by the coding sequence ATGACAAAGAAGAAATTCCACCTTGGAACAACCTCCCTCCACGCAGGGCAGGTGCCCGACCCGACCACCGGGTCCCGGGTAGTACCGCTCTACCAGACATCGTCGTACGTGTTCAAAAACACGGAACACGCAGCAAACCTGTTCGGCCTGAAAGAACTGGGGAACATTTACACCCGGCTCATGAACCCGACAACCGATGTCTTCGAGAAGCGGATGGCGGCAATTGAGGGGGGAACCGGCGTCATTGCCACCGCATCAGGAGCGGCAGCCATCACGTACGCGATCCTGAATATCACCCGTCCCGGTGACGAGATCGTCTCGGCAGACAACCTGTACGGGGGCACGTACGAGTTCTTCCACTACACCCTCCCGAAGTTCGGGCGGCATGTTGTTTTCGTAGACTCCTCAAAGCCGGATGCGTTCAAACGTGCAATTACGGAGAAGACAAAAGCCATCTATGCCGAGACGGTCGGTAACCCGAAACTGGATGTCCCGGACTTTGAGAAGATCGCGAAGATCGCCCACGATGCCGGTGTGCCCCTCATCGTAGACAACACCACCGGGGTCGGACTTGTCCGCCCGATCGACCATGGCGCGGACATTGTTGTCCACTCGGCCACCAAGTATATCGGGGGTCATGGCAACTCGCTTGGCGGCGTTATCGTGGATTCCGGTAAATTTGCCTGGAACAACGGGAAGTTTCCCGAGTTCACCGAGCCCGACCCGAGTTACCATGGCCTGAAGTACTGGGAGACGTTCGGGAACTTCCCGGGTCTCGGGAACGTTGCCTTCGTCTTCAAGATCCGCGTCTCGCTCATGAGGGACACCGGGGCCGTGCTCAGCCCATTCAATGCCTGGCTCTTCCTCATCGGCCTCGAGACTCTCCACCTGAGGGTACCCCGCCATTCCGAGAATGCCCTGGTTGTTGCGCAGTTCCTGAAGTCACACCCGAACGTGGCATGGGTGAATTACCCCGGGCTTCCCGACAACCCGAACCACGAGCTCACGAAAAAGTATCTCACCGGGGGGTTCGGGCCCCTGGTCGGCGTCGGTATAAAAGGCGGAGAGAGGGGGTCAAGGAGGTTCATTGACAATCTCAAACTCTTCAGCAACCTGGCAAACATCGGGGACTCAAAGAGCCTGGTTATCCACCCGGCATCCACAACACACCAGCAACTGACACCGGAGGAGCAGGAGAAGACCGGTGTTACCCCCGACGCGGTCCGGCTCGCGATCGGGACCGAGGACATCGAGGATCTCATCGAAGATCTGAAACAGGCGCTGGAAGCGACACCGTGA